Proteins encoded together in one Gigantopelta aegis isolate Gae_Host chromosome 8, Gae_host_genome, whole genome shotgun sequence window:
- the LOC121379547 gene encoding 39S ribosomal protein L12, mitochondrial-like, producing MSACKLSSYCRRLALHRMLKHVKRSCVSHPRPYVTEAILSPQTNLADKNYAPKLEKIVDDISQLNLLEVADLNELLKKRLNIADAPMMAYGAMAAPAAKEDEEEMAPKQEKVAFTVKLMKFDEGKKVQLIKQIKTLMEGMNLVQAKKFVESAPAVVKSDITKEEAETLKKALTED from the exons ATGTCTGCTTGCAAGTTATCAAGTTATTGTAGACG GTTGGCACTGCACCGGATGCTTAAGCATGTAAAGAGGAGTTGTGTGTCTCACCCTCGACCATATGTTACCGAGGCCATTCTGTCGCCACAGACAAACCTCGCAGACAAAAACTATGCTCCGAAGTTGGAGAAAATTGTTGATGATATCAGTCAGCTTAATTTGCTTGAAGTTGCTGACTTAAATGAGTTGCTAAAG AAACGTTTAAATATCGCTGATGCTCCTATGATGGCCTATGGAGCCATGGCAGCTCCTGCTGCTAAG gaagatgaagaagaaatgGCACCAAAACAGGAAAAGGTTGCCTTTACGGTCAAACTTATGAAGTTCGATGAAGGGAAGAAAGTTCAGCTGattaaacaaataaagacaCTGATGGAAGGAATGAACTTAGTTCAG GCAAAGAAGTTTGTCGAATCTGCGCCTGCAGTGGTGAAGAGTGATATAACAAAGGAGGAGGCGGAGACACTAAAGAAAGCACTGACGGAGGAT
- the LOC121378857 gene encoding translation machinery-associated protein 16-like yields the protein MPKAAKAKVGQNKKAVHPNSRKALSLSRKSFRDLRINKKKSARNKYDFLAEKLLWFKENMDSQKDAYTKKELVDLVNEYRHRFDEELEQITIVNSIKGRDKLQYVSREAAIKLTTEKEDAEFSSCGIEVPDLINGHHCESFKKWDGETKYIPNIKLRKISQTDVDKLNE from the coding sequence atgccAAAAGCAGCTAAGGCAAAGGTCGGACAGAACAAAAAAGCCGTTCACCCAAACAGCAGAAAAGCTCTAAGTCTTTCCAGAAAGAGTTTCCGTGATCTTcgcataaacaaaaaaaaatcagcaagaAATAAATACGATTTCTTGGCAGAAAAACTGTTATGGTTTAAGGAGAACATGGACAGTCAAAAAGATGCATATACGAAAAAGGAACTGGTGGACTTGGTAAATGAATATCGACATAGATTTGACGAGGAGCTAGAACAGATTACCATAGTGAATAGCATAAAGGGGCGTGATAAACTACAGTACGTATCAAGAGAGGCGGCTATCAAATTGACCACCGAAAAAGAAGATGCCGAATTTAGCAGCTGTGGAATAGAAGTACCCGATTTAATTAATGGACATCACTGCGAGTCGTTTAAAAAGTGGGATGGCGAAACGAAATACATACCTAACATTAAACTGAGAAAAATATCACAAACGGACGTTGACAAACTAAACGAATAA